From the genome of bacterium, one region includes:
- a CDS encoding T9SS type A sorting domain-containing protein has product MFYGKKTILALTWICATLMLVGSAFAVTEADIIRLKAKAARGETFTQAERLLADQARREFGSLFAPPRVPDAPRLPNNTLDEYIIADVPYEWVDITEVGNDAELVNDDQSVGPFDLGFSFTYYEQTFTQVYMTSNGWCTFDDQGGWASYSNMEIPDGFEPNNAAYIFWDDLYPPNGGQYYYYADEANQRFVMTWVDVPHIGTTDELYTFQIILTPDGNIRYNYQHVHEGGIYGNLSCTVGIENSTSDEGVQRCNEGTGDLPLSETSVLVGQPDGVPGPVTNLAAVVNDHDVTLTWIEPTQDTNGNPVTLTNLEVWIGRPGQGALVTTVAPGAQSVTLTNQNDGSRTMYVRAFATPYYGGSDFVNIIVGTPSYANNFDVDEGLWTTDNGWYWGTPTNPIGPLPYSEPNTWGTDFVAGYPDEADYSLYLDVGLTVATEDAEMEFYAWFDNEFFWDGCNMKVSLDGGETWEIVEPEGGYSVTMLNEGTANPLAGEPAWSGQSDGWTYIDIPLGQYVGQAPLFRLHFGSDEVVSGYPGFYFDDMIIWGLAEPVLSTVSGSITMDGGAGSVTAVTVRADGLGSPSTHPLGDNSFTIDNVLVGNRRIRATLDGYHTAQTQIAVPEGGINGVNLTLTRLDPPPATNLVGTVNSVSGLCNLTWTAAADPLVDEYHIFRRLAGDQDYVQVGTSPTTSFSQTLTADGIYQYTITAVDLNVSTPVESEPSNVVTVLFGELPVTSLGANGNFDDRIRLSWLTPGTLEGTELGYDDGSAEQFYVVAFPAGPEDYFCVRMTPPDDASYPILLFGINIFVEDQLNVPWIALCPPSAAFEGPDITAPLYVWTDLHADETPGWIYAETAGDAFLTEAGDFYIVYQFPQGQDDQPAVGSDLNEVDNRSYWTQTPNDFWNLWTAHDWMMRAWLGGPPPEDPGANHAPQDYYLLSTGSATGYSIERVASLPVVGNRPNPTEITSRDVDEIRAAGPRRPIVTNTNPLDRWFAPYVQAPEVQLVSREGRDALDDIVNYRVYRDGTMIAQPVETNYTDLNRIENTSYSYHVTAMYDNGIESPPSPTRTAMCNMEPAAPTGLVGTPQGNTQMVLAWVGPTTNADGSPLVDLAQYRVYRNGEQIATTAPGTTTYVDTPPQNDGYYTWTVTALDEVPNISAPSDPYVGAVVLPYESVDYEWVDIEGNGTEIVFDWWGATAGPFDLGFAFPYFEQEHTQVWISPGGWAALVELFGGFYSNQNLPAPFEPHGAIYPFWDELAAGLDGGRVLYLQDDGRFIISWLDVPHLWDFTFRYTFQLILDDNGGATFNYHTIPSDAWPGNQDCTVGVEDQTSTSGVNVYSYGVGDIAPVSETAIAFWGGPSGEITGLIREFGSNVPLGNVEVRVDQVPDVFVTSDAGGLYVLEVEPGTYTLRVHRQGYCDQVVNNVVVVEDGSATNNFSMRQPNATFSVTSLNILSVTGQNATASFEITNPGATCDLEYTITATQPWLSVTPATGDVQSNQTQTINVTGATANFAPGDYTATINVAHNDNNSPLAIPVTISVALSHDDAAEIPTAFALHQNYPNPFNATTVLRFDVPTESRVEVVLYNVQGQEVARPVDQLMAAGRHEVNFDAAGLPTGMYLAKMSAADFSAVQKIVLLK; this is encoded by the coding sequence ATGTTCTATGGGAAGAAGACTATCCTGGCGTTGACATGGATCTGCGCTACGCTGATGCTGGTAGGTTCAGCATTCGCGGTCACCGAAGCCGACATTATTCGCCTAAAGGCGAAGGCGGCACGCGGCGAAACCTTTACACAGGCAGAACGCCTTCTGGCCGACCAGGCCAGACGGGAGTTCGGCAGCCTGTTTGCGCCCCCGCGTGTGCCCGACGCGCCGCGCCTGCCGAACAACACACTGGACGAATACATCATCGCGGATGTGCCCTATGAGTGGGTAGACATCACTGAGGTGGGTAACGATGCGGAACTCGTCAACGACGACCAATCGGTCGGGCCGTTCGATCTGGGCTTCTCGTTTACCTACTACGAACAGACGTTCACGCAGGTCTATATGACCTCAAACGGCTGGTGTACCTTTGATGATCAGGGCGGATGGGCCTCATATTCCAATATGGAGATTCCGGACGGCTTTGAGCCCAACAACGCAGCTTACATCTTCTGGGATGACCTCTATCCCCCCAATGGCGGCCAGTACTACTACTACGCCGACGAGGCCAACCAGCGGTTCGTGATGACTTGGGTGGATGTACCCCACATCGGTACAACCGATGAGTTGTATACCTTCCAGATCATCCTTACGCCCGACGGCAACATTCGCTACAATTACCAGCACGTGCATGAAGGCGGGATCTACGGAAACTTGTCGTGCACGGTCGGTATCGAAAACAGCACCAGCGATGAAGGCGTCCAGCGCTGTAATGAAGGCACTGGTGATCTGCCCTTGTCGGAAACCTCGGTCCTCGTCGGTCAGCCCGACGGTGTGCCCGGTCCGGTCACCAACTTGGCCGCCGTCGTGAACGATCATGACGTTACGCTTACTTGGATCGAACCGACTCAGGATACGAACGGCAATCCCGTGACTTTGACGAATCTCGAGGTTTGGATCGGCCGTCCCGGTCAAGGTGCCCTCGTGACCACGGTGGCGCCCGGTGCGCAGTCCGTGACGCTGACTAACCAGAACGACGGATCGCGGACGATGTATGTGCGGGCCTTTGCCACACCGTATTACGGGGGCTCAGACTTTGTCAACATCATCGTCGGAACGCCGAGCTATGCGAATAACTTTGACGTAGACGAAGGCCTCTGGACGACCGACAATGGCTGGTACTGGGGGACGCCGACCAACCCCATTGGACCGCTGCCCTATTCGGAGCCCAACACATGGGGGACCGACTTCGTGGCTGGCTATCCTGATGAGGCCGATTACTCGCTGTATCTCGATGTCGGCCTCACGGTGGCAACCGAAGACGCCGAAATGGAATTCTACGCCTGGTTCGACAACGAGTTCTTCTGGGACGGCTGTAACATGAAGGTCTCCCTGGACGGCGGTGAGACTTGGGAAATTGTTGAGCCCGAAGGCGGCTATTCTGTAACCATGCTTAACGAAGGCACGGCCAATCCGCTCGCCGGCGAACCCGCCTGGTCTGGTCAGTCCGACGGTTGGACGTACATCGATATTCCGCTTGGCCAATACGTCGGCCAGGCGCCGCTGTTCCGACTCCATTTCGGTTCCGATGAAGTTGTCTCCGGTTACCCCGGTTTCTACTTCGATGACATGATTATCTGGGGCCTCGCCGAACCCGTGCTCTCGACTGTCTCGGGCTCGATTACCATGGACGGCGGTGCCGGAAGCGTAACCGCCGTAACCGTCCGTGCCGACGGCTTGGGCAGCCCAAGTACGCATCCGCTCGGCGACAATAGCTTCACGATTGATAACGTGCTCGTCGGTAACCGCCGGATCCGCGCCACGCTTGACGGATATCACACGGCGCAGACGCAAATCGCCGTGCCCGAAGGCGGTATCAACGGCGTCAACCTCACACTGACCCGCCTCGATCCGCCGCCGGCCACGAACCTTGTCGGCACCGTTAACAGCGTATCTGGTCTGTGCAACCTGACCTGGACAGCCGCTGCCGATCCCCTCGTGGACGAGTATCACATCTTCCGTCGCCTGGCAGGTGATCAGGACTATGTGCAAGTCGGTACGTCTCCCACAACATCGTTCTCGCAGACCCTGACGGCGGATGGCATCTACCAATATACCATCACCGCCGTTGACCTCAATGTCTCCACGCCGGTCGAATCCGAGCCCTCAAACGTCGTCACGGTGCTCTTCGGCGAACTGCCGGTAACGTCGCTTGGGGCCAATGGCAACTTTGACGATCGCATTCGCCTGTCGTGGCTCACGCCCGGCACGCTCGAGGGCACGGAATTGGGATACGATGACGGCTCCGCCGAGCAGTTCTACGTCGTGGCCTTCCCCGCCGGTCCGGAAGATTACTTCTGCGTGCGCATGACGCCGCCCGATGACGCCAGCTATCCGATTCTGTTGTTTGGTATCAATATCTTCGTTGAAGACCAGCTCAATGTCCCGTGGATAGCGCTCTGTCCGCCCAGTGCCGCCTTTGAAGGTCCGGACATCACCGCGCCGCTGTATGTATGGACCGATCTGCACGCCGATGAAACCCCCGGCTGGATCTATGCAGAAACCGCAGGCGACGCGTTTCTGACTGAGGCCGGAGATTTCTACATCGTCTACCAGTTCCCCCAGGGTCAAGATGATCAGCCTGCGGTCGGTTCCGACCTCAATGAAGTTGACAACCGCTCGTATTGGACGCAGACACCAAACGACTTCTGGAACCTGTGGACCGCGCATGACTGGATGATGCGCGCCTGGCTGGGTGGACCCCCGCCGGAAGACCCGGGTGCGAACCATGCCCCGCAGGACTACTATCTGCTTTCGACCGGCTCCGCGACCGGTTATTCCATCGAACGGGTCGCGTCGCTCCCGGTCGTGGGGAACCGTCCCAATCCGACCGAAATTACGTCGCGCGACGTTGACGAGATTCGCGCCGCCGGGCCGCGCCGCCCAATCGTGACCAATACCAACCCGCTCGACCGCTGGTTTGCGCCGTATGTGCAGGCTCCCGAGGTCCAATTGGTATCGCGCGAAGGCCGGGACGCCCTCGACGACATCGTCAACTACCGTGTCTATCGCGACGGCACGATGATCGCACAGCCTGTTGAAACCAACTACACGGACCTTAACCGCATCGAAAACACGTCGTACAGCTATCATGTAACGGCGATGTACGATAACGGTATTGAATCCCCGCCGTCGCCGACGCGCACCGCGATGTGCAACATGGAACCCGCGGCTCCGACCGGGTTGGTCGGCACCCCGCAGGGCAATACGCAAATGGTGCTGGCGTGGGTCGGACCGACGACCAATGCCGACGGGTCGCCCTTGGTGGACCTCGCGCAGTATCGCGTCTATCGCAACGGCGAACAGATCGCCACGACCGCGCCCGGTACGACCACCTACGTTGACACACCGCCGCAGAATGACGGCTACTACACCTGGACGGTTACGGCTCTGGACGAAGTTCCGAACATCTCGGCCCCCTCTGATCCCTATGTCGGTGCGGTCGTGCTACCCTATGAATCCGTGGACTACGAATGGGTAGACATTGAAGGAAACGGCACCGAAATCGTCTTTGACTGGTGGGGCGCAACGGCCGGCCCGTTTGACCTCGGCTTTGCTTTCCCCTACTTCGAACAAGAGCATACGCAGGTCTGGATCTCGCCGGGCGGCTGGGCGGCCTTGGTCGAGCTCTTTGGCGGCTTCTATTCAAATCAGAACCTGCCCGCTCCGTTCGAACCGCATGGCGCAATCTATCCGTTCTGGGATGAACTCGCCGCCGGACTCGACGGTGGCCGTGTACTCTATCTTCAAGACGATGGCCGCTTCATCATCTCTTGGCTGGATGTGCCGCACCTGTGGGACTTCACCTTCCGCTATACCTTCCAGTTGATTCTGGATGACAACGGCGGCGCTACGTTCAACTACCACACGATACCCTCCGATGCATGGCCCGGAAATCAGGACTGCACCGTCGGCGTCGAGGACCAGACCAGCACCAGCGGCGTCAACGTCTACTCATACGGCGTTGGCGACATCGCGCCCGTCTCCGAAACGGCTATTGCCTTCTGGGGCGGCCCCTCGGGTGAGATTACCGGATTGATTCGCGAGTTCGGTTCCAATGTGCCGCTGGGCAACGTTGAAGTCCGAGTGGATCAGGTGCCTGATGTGTTTGTCACCTCCGATGCCGGTGGATTGTACGTGCTCGAAGTGGAACCCGGCACCTACACTCTCCGGGTGCATCGCCAAGGCTATTGCGACCAGGTGGTCAACAACGTCGTCGTCGTTGAAGACGGATCGGCCACCAATAACTTCAGCATGCGTCAGCCGAATGCCACCTTCAGTGTCACATCACTGAATATTCTCTCGGTGACCGGACAAAACGCCACGGCGTCGTTCGAAATCACGAACCCCGGAGCCACCTGCGATCTTGAATACACCATCACCGCAACCCAGCCGTGGCTGTCCGTCACTCCGGCTACCGGCGATGTTCAGTCGAATCAGACGCAGACGATTAACGTGACCGGTGCGACAGCCAACTTCGCTCCCGGCGACTATACCGCGACCATTAACGTCGCGCACAACGACAACAACAGCCCGCTCGCGATTCCCGTCACCATCAGCGTCGCTCTGTCGCATGACGATGCCGCGGAAATCCCGACCGCCTTCGCGCTGCACCAGAACTACCCGAACCCGTTCAACGCGACCACCGTTCTGCGCTTCGATGTGCCGACGGAAAGCCGTGTTGAGGTCGTGCTGTACAACGTGCAGGGCCAGGAGGTCGCACGGCCTGTGGATCAACTGATGGCCGCCGGCCGTCACGAAGTCAACTTTGACGCCGCCGGTCTGCCGACTGGTATGTATCTGGCCAAAATGTCCGCTGCAGACTTCTCGGCCGTTCAGAAGATCGTCCTGCTCAAATAA